The genomic stretch GGGATCGATCGCCACCTGGACCGTGTGGGCCCGGTCGTGGGCCGAGATCCCGGTGGTGACTCCGGAGGCAGCTTCGATCGAGACGGTGAAGGCGGTCTCGAGCGGGGCCTCGTTCTTGGCGGTCATCAGGCTGAGCCCGAGCTGCTCGCAGCGCTGCGGCATGAGCGCCAGGCAGACCAGTCCCCGTGCTTCCTTGACCATGAAGTTGATCGCTTCGGGCGTCGCAAACTGCGCCGCCATGACTAGGTCGCCTTCGTTCTCGCGATCCTCGTCGTCGGCAACGATCACCATGCGGCCGGCCCGGATGTCCTCGAGGGCCTCTTCGATCGTGGCGAACGGAGATTTCTCTTCGGTCACGCCGGTACCGCCGGTACCGCCCGATTCCTGCTCGCTGCTCGACATCGTCTACTGCTCGCTCTCTGCTGGTTGGGTACGCGCTGCATATGGTGACACCATCCGCTCGACGTATTTGGCGATTACGTCACATTCGACATTTACAGCCTGATCGACCGCCAGCCCGCCGAGGGTGGTGCGTTCCCGGGTTTCGGGGATCAGGGCCACTTCCGCCCAGTCCCGGCCGCATTCGGTGACCGTCAGGCTGACCCCTTCGAGGGTGATCGATCCCTGCGGCACGACGTACTTGGCGAGGTTGTCAGAAATAGCGACCTTCACCCTGAGGGAGAAACCGTCCTCGGTCAGCGAGCTGACCCGGCCGACTCCGTCGACGTGGCCCTGGACGAGGTGGCCGCCAAGACGCTGGTCCGCCCGCAGTGCCAGTTCGAGGTTGACCGCGGTGCCGCCGGTGAGGTTGCCGAGCGAGGTCAGGTTCAGGGTCTGGGTCATCGCTTCAGCCGAGAAGCCGGACCCGGTGACCTCGGTCGCGGTCAGGCAGACGCCGTTGACGGCGACCGAGTCGCCCGGCTCGATCTGC from Thermoleophilia bacterium encodes the following:
- a CDS encoding riboflavin synthase, encoding MFSGLVADLGHVETIDSGDEGARINLVTGLAGQIEPGDSVAVNGVCLTATEVTGSGFSAEAMTQTLNLTSLGNLTGGTAVNLELALRADQRLGGHLVQGHVDGVGRVSSLTEDGFSLRVKVAISDNLAKYVVPQGSITLEGVSLTVTECGRDWAEVALIPETRERTTLGGLAVDQAVNVECDVIAKYVERMVSPYAARTQPAESEQ